The genomic stretch TCATGAACACATACCCCTCGATCGTCTCGAAGGTGGCGCCCTCGGCGTCCTCGAAGAAGACACGGTTCGGAACCGAGCCCGGAACAACCCTGATCTCGGTGATACGACCAACCTTGCCCGAGTGCTTGCCGCCGATGACCATCGCCATGTTGCCGACGGCAAACGGGAAGTGGTCGACAATTCTGAAACGCTCCTCTCCCTCGCCGAGGGTGAGGACGATCGAGTCCTTGGGCTTGTAGGTGTTGTCGGCAAGGATGTTGGCGCCGTACATCAGGTTCAGCTGGATCTTCCCGCCGCGCACATAGCGCTTGTCGCGGATCCTGCACAGACGGCTTTTTGCCGCCTCGGCGTCGATCTCGATCGTGGTAAGGCGTCCGACCTTGTCCAGAAGGATCCGGTAGTGTTTGTCGGTCCGCGGGATCGAGATGATATCAAAGATGCCGAGCCCGATCTTCGGGTTTGTTACCGGCCTGCCATTGACGATGATCTGCCGTGCGTTGAGGATCCGTTTTACCTCCTTCATGTTGCCGGCAAGCCCCATCTTGTCGCGGAGCCAGACGGCGATCGGCATGGCATGGGCACCGTGCGGACCGGGGCAGGTCTTTGTGATGAACTTCTCCTCTTTCTTGGCGATATGCCAGGAAACCGGAGCCGTCAGTCTCTTCAGGTGATGTGACATTTACTTCCTCTCCTCCAGCTTCTCCACACGGCGGGGGTCCTTGGTGTTCAATTTGGTGACCACCACGTTGGAGGCGTTCACCGGACGGGGCACATCGGTGCCGTCGGCCTTGGTGACCGATACGCCATGGACGATGAGCGTGCCCTTCTTGGAGTTCACGCCATCGACGACGCCCTCGGTGCCGTTGTGATCGCCGCGGAGCACCAGGACCGTATCACCGGTCACGACGCGTACGGTGCGGCGGCTGTATTCACTGCGCAGGTCCTCTGAGAGGGGCGCCGACAGGAACATGCTCCGCTGGTGTGTGGCTGCATTGTAGCGCGCTTTGCGCTGTTTTCTCGGCTGTTTGCTTGCGATTCGTACCATGAGCCACACCTCAGACGATGATTGTTGCGGTCGACCCGATCTTCGGGAACCGCTCTGCGACCTCACGGGCGACCGGACCCTTGATCTCGGTGCCCTTCGGTTCACCGCGCTCATCCACGATCACGACAGCGTTGTCGTCAAAGCCGACGCGAAGACCGTTTGGCCGGCGCATCTCCTTGCGCTGCCGGATCACGACCGCCTTGATCAGCTTCCGCCGCATGTCCGGGGTGCCTTTCTTGACCGATACGGTCGCCATGTCACCGATACCGAGCTTCGGCTGACGCCGCCGGACACCGTGATAACCGTCGACCGAGACGATCTCCACGACCCTGGCGCCCGTGTTGTCGGCACAGACCAGTCTGGTGCCGGTGTGGACCGCCCTCGGGATCCGGGAGAGCTTTGCCTTCATCTCAGACCACCTCCACGACGACGAAATTGGTCGTCTTGGACAGCGGGCGGCATTCGGCGATCTTCACCGTGTCCCCGACCTGGAGGTCGAGGCAGGGGGGAAGGTGCGCGTGGTACTTCGAGGAGCGCTTCTCGTAACGGTTGTATTTCCGCACGAAGTGAAGGTACTCCCGTCCGACGACCACCGTACCGTTCATACGGTTGCTCACGACCTTGCCGGTGATCACCTGGCCGTGCACCGGCAGGGTGCCGTGAAACGGACAATTCACGTCACTGCACTCCCTTTCGGGCAGTGGGACGTTTAACCCAATGTTTCTCGCCATTGTCTATCCTCTATCTATTATTTTTGCGCATGCTGATCCGCTTTTCAGGCTGTGCCACAAGGGCAGACCCGTCCACTTCGGCGCGAGCACCGTCGGGGAGGTGGAACAGAAAGGTTGTCCCCTTCTTTTCCACCCATTTCGGCCCCGTCGATGCGAGGATTACCAGCATATTGCGAGTCTCATCCAAAATCCGGCCAGAAATCCCACAATATGCAGGGTTCCGGGCCTTCACCACAGAGACGGGCAATCCTATCAGTTCGTGCCGGATCAGGGTCTGCGGTGTGATCATGCCTGGTCGCCGGACCTCCGTGCGTTCTGCTCGGTCTGGATGCGGGCGATGGTCCGCCGGACCTCACGGATGTGCCCGGGGTTTTCCGGGGCGCCGCCGGCGCTGACCTTTCCCCGCGCCTGCATCAGGTCGAGACGCATTTTGTCGAGCTGTTCGGAGAGTTCAACGTCCGAGAGCTGGCGGACCTCGTGTGCCCTGAAGATCGCCATCTACTGCTCCTCCGGCACGGCGGCCTCAGGGACCTCTTCCTCGAACTCCTCGAGTTCGGCGTCGACATCGTCACCGATATCCTCCGGTTCCTCGACGATCTCGGCAACGACCTTCTTGGGCTCGAGCACCTCGAACTTGTCCGGGAGTCTGGCGTCGCCCGGAATGATCCTGACCTGGACACCGATGGTGCCGAGTTTCTTGATCGCAACGGCATACCCGGTTTCGACGATCGTCTCGCTGGGTTCACCGGAGTGCTTGATATAGCCCTCGACAAACTTCTGGACCCTCGAACGGGCGCCGGTCAGCTTGCCGGAGAGGACAATCTCGCACCCGAGTGCGCCGGACTCCATGACGCGACGCATCGTGCTCTGACCGGCCTTTCTGAAGTACCAGCCGCGTTCAAGGGCGGTGGCAAGACGCTCGGCCATGATCTGGGCGTTCACGGACGGGTTGGCCACCTGCTGCACCTCGACCTGCGGGGAGTCGATGTTGAAGTTCGTCGCCAGGTCCTGGGTGAGCTGGCGGACGATCTTGCCGCCCTTACCGATCACAATACCGGGCTTCTCGGCAAAGATCGTGATCTGTGTCCCGAGAGGAGTGCGGACGATGTCCATGCCGCCGTATCCGGCGCGCTTCAGCTCACGGGTGAGGAATTCATCGACTCTGACCTTCGTTACTCCCTCGCTGACAAATTTGCGCTCAATCGCCATATTACTCCTCCTCCCTCAGGATCAGCTCGATGTTCACGGTCTCGCGCCGTTTCGGCGTCGCCCGTCCCATCGCACGCGGGAAGATGGCGCGCATGCACCGGCCGCGGTTGGCGGAGGCGTGCACGATGACAAGCTGCTCGGTGTCAAGCCCTGCATACTCGGCGTTCTTCTTTGCCTGGTTGATCAGGCGGATGAACTCGGCCGAGGCCTTGACCGGGTAGCGACCGGCGTCCCAGCCTTCGAGGCCGCGCTTGTGGGCGACGTCCCTGTTGAAGTGCTTGAAGGGGATCGCCTTCTTCTTCGCCACCACATCCTCAAGGTATGCAAGGGCGACATCGGCGTTCTTGCCCCTGATGAAGTGGGCAATCTCAATGGAGTGTTTCGGGGAGACATGCAACTCGTTCGCCTTAGCGCGGGCGAGGTTGTCCCCCTCGATCTGCAGTGAATATCCGGTTCGTGCCATTGCCATCACTTCAGGGGTACATACTTGGAGGACCTGGTCGCACCGATACCGGCCGTTCCGTGGGAAACTCTCCTTCTGGTCAGGGCGAACTCCCCCAGATAGTGGAAGACCGACTCCGGCTGCAGCTCGACTGCAACAAAGTCCTTTCCGTTGTGGATCTGGATCGTCTTTCCAATCATCTCGGGCATGATGACCATGTCCCTCAGGTGGGTCCTGATGCTGTCATCCCCGCCCCGCACCTGTGCGAGGAGCTTTTCGTGCTCTCTCGTCAGTCCGCGGGTAAACTTGCGGCGCGCCCGTG from Methanofollis fontis encodes the following:
- a CDS encoding 50S ribosomal protein L14; translated protein: MKAKLSRIPRAVHTGTRLVCADNTGARVVEIVSVDGYHGVRRRQPKLGIGDMATVSVKKGTPDMRRKLIKAVVIRQRKEMRRPNGLRVGFDDNAVVIVDERGEPKGTEIKGPVAREVAERFPKIGSTATIIV
- the rplX gene encoding 50S ribosomal protein L24 — encoded protein: MVRIASKQPRKQRKARYNAATHQRSMFLSAPLSEDLRSEYSRRTVRVVTGDTVLVLRGDHNGTEGVVDGVNSKKGTLIVHGVSVTKADGTDVPRPVNASNVVVTKLNTKDPRRVEKLEERK
- a CDS encoding 50S ribosomal protein L22, whose translation is MARTGYSLQIEGDNLARAKANELHVSPKHSIEIAHFIRGKNADVALAYLEDVVAKKKAIPFKHFNRDVAHKRGLEGWDAGRYPVKASAEFIRLINQAKKNAEYAGLDTEQLVIVHASANRGRCMRAIFPRAMGRATPKRRETVNIELILREEE
- the rpmC gene encoding 50S ribosomal protein L29; translation: MAIFRAHEVRQLSDVELSEQLDKMRLDLMQARGKVSAGGAPENPGHIREVRRTIARIQTEQNARRSGDQA
- a CDS encoding ribonuclease P protein component 1; translated protein: MITPQTLIRHELIGLPVSVVKARNPAYCGISGRILDETRNMLVILASTGPKWVEKKGTTFLFHLPDGARAEVDGSALVAQPEKRISMRKNNR
- a CDS encoding 30S ribosomal protein S17; its protein translation is MARNIGLNVPLPERECSDVNCPFHGTLPVHGQVITGKVVSNRMNGTVVVGREYLHFVRKYNRYEKRSSKYHAHLPPCLDLQVGDTVKIAECRPLSKTTNFVVVEVV
- a CDS encoding 30S ribosomal protein S3 produces the protein MAIERKFVSEGVTKVRVDEFLTRELKRAGYGGMDIVRTPLGTQITIFAEKPGIVIGKGGKIVRQLTQDLATNFNIDSPQVEVQQVANPSVNAQIMAERLATALERGWYFRKAGQSTMRRVMESGALGCEIVLSGKLTGARSRVQKFVEGYIKHSGEPSETIVETGYAVAIKKLGTIGVQVRIIPGDARLPDKFEVLEPKKVVAEIVEEPEDIGDDVDAELEEFEEEVPEAAVPEEQ
- a CDS encoding 30S ribosomal protein S19; amino-acid sequence: MAKKMQRRLPRRREEFTYRGYKIEELQQMGTSELVPLMPSRARRKFTRGLTREHEKLLAQVRGGDDSIRTHLRDMVIMPEMIGKTIQIHNGKDFVAVELQPESVFHYLGEFALTRRRVSHGTAGIGATRSSKYVPLK
- a CDS encoding 30S ribosomal protein S4e, coding for MSHHLKRLTAPVSWHIAKKEEKFITKTCPGPHGAHAMPIAVWLRDKMGLAGNMKEVKRILNARQIIVNGRPVTNPKIGLGIFDIISIPRTDKHYRILLDKVGRLTTIEIDAEAAKSRLCRIRDKRYVRGGKIQLNLMYGANILADNTYKPKDSIVLTLGEGEERFRIVDHFPFAVGNMAMVIGGKHSGKVGRITEIRVVPGSVPNRVFFEDAEGATFETIEGYVFMIGRDTPAVAEWGIEA